A single genomic interval of Streptomyces sp. 1222.5 harbors:
- the pgi gene encoding glucose-6-phosphate isomerase: MNADGRTRLDQTPEWAALAKHREEFADTRLRDLFAADPQRGDGYTLQVGDLYIDYSKHLVTDETLRLLRELAAARDVFALRDAMFRGERINVTENRAVLHTALRARRDAVVEVDGENVVPAVHAVLEKMAGFADRVRSGEWRGHTGRRIRNVVNVGIGGSDLGPAMAYEALRAFTDRDLTVRFVSNVDGADLHEATRDLDPAETLFVIASKTFTTIETITNATSARKWVLDALGDESAVARHFVALSTNAEKVAEFGIDVANMFEFWDWVGGRYSYDSAIGLSLMIAIGPDRFRQMLDGFHLVDEHFRTAPAEANAPLLMGLLGIWYGNFHDAQSHAVLPYSHYLSRFTAYLQQLDMESNGKSVQRDGEPVHWQTGPVVWGTPGTNGQHAYYQLLHQGTKLIPADFIGFARPVGELRGELKDQHDLLMANFFAQTQALAFGKTAEEVRAEGVAEEQVAHRTFGGNRPTTTILARELTPSVLGQLVALYEHKVFVQGAVWNIDSFDQWGVELGKVLAKRVEPALTEGADVPGLDTSTEALVGRYRELRGRG; this comes from the coding sequence ATGAACGCAGACGGCCGTACCAGGCTCGACCAGACGCCCGAATGGGCCGCTCTCGCCAAGCACCGCGAAGAATTCGCGGACACCCGTCTGAGGGATCTGTTCGCCGCCGATCCGCAGCGCGGCGACGGGTACACGCTCCAGGTCGGTGACCTTTACATCGACTATTCGAAGCACCTCGTCACCGACGAGACGCTGCGGCTGCTGCGCGAGCTGGCCGCCGCGAGGGACGTGTTCGCGTTGCGGGACGCGATGTTCCGTGGTGAGCGGATCAATGTGACCGAGAACCGGGCGGTGCTGCACACGGCGTTGCGTGCGCGGCGGGACGCGGTGGTCGAGGTCGATGGTGAGAACGTCGTGCCCGCTGTGCATGCCGTGTTGGAGAAGATGGCCGGTTTCGCGGACCGGGTGCGTTCGGGTGAGTGGCGGGGTCATACCGGCCGGCGTATCCGGAACGTGGTCAACGTCGGGATCGGTGGGTCGGATCTGGGCCCGGCGATGGCCTACGAGGCGCTGCGTGCTTTCACCGACCGTGATCTGACGGTGCGTTTCGTCTCCAACGTGGACGGTGCGGATCTGCACGAGGCCACGCGGGATCTGGATCCGGCCGAGACGCTGTTCGTGATCGCGTCGAAGACGTTCACCACGATCGAGACGATCACCAACGCGACGTCCGCCCGTAAGTGGGTGCTGGACGCGCTGGGCGACGAATCGGCGGTGGCGCGGCATTTCGTGGCGCTGTCGACGAACGCCGAGAAGGTGGCGGAGTTCGGTATCGACGTGGCGAACATGTTCGAGTTCTGGGACTGGGTGGGGGGCCGGTACTCCTACGACTCCGCGATCGGCCTGTCGTTGATGATCGCGATCGGTCCGGACCGGTTCCGGCAGATGCTCGATGGTTTCCATCTGGTCGACGAGCATTTCCGCACGGCGCCGGCGGAGGCGAACGCGCCGTTGCTGATGGGTCTGCTGGGGATCTGGTACGGCAACTTCCATGACGCGCAGTCGCATGCGGTGCTGCCGTACTCGCATTACCTGTCGCGGTTCACGGCGTACCTGCAGCAGCTGGACATGGAGTCCAACGGCAAGTCGGTGCAGCGTGACGGTGAGCCGGTGCACTGGCAGACGGGTCCGGTGGTGTGGGGCACGCCGGGCACCAACGGGCAGCATGCCTACTACCAGTTGCTCCATCAGGGCACCAAGCTGATCCCGGCGGACTTCATCGGGTTCGCCCGTCCGGTCGGCGAGCTGCGCGGGGAGCTGAAGGACCAGCATGATCTGCTGATGGCGAACTTCTTCGCGCAGACGCAGGCCCTGGCGTTCGGCAAGACCGCCGAGGAGGTCCGTGCGGAGGGTGTCGCCGAGGAGCAGGTCGCGCACCGCACGTTCGGCGGCAACCGTCCCACCACCACGATCCTGGCCCGGGAGCTGACCCCCTCGGTCCTCGGTCAGCTCGTCGCGCTGTACGAGCACAAGGTGTTCGTCCAGGGCGCGGTCTGGAACATCGACTCCTTCGACCAGTGGGGCGTCGAACTCGGCAAGGTCCTCGCCAAACGCGTCGAACCCGCCCTCACCGAAGGCGCCGACGTCCCCGGCCTCGATACCTCCACCGAAGCACTCGTCGGCAGGTACCGGGAGCTGCGCGGACGCGGCTGA
- the secG gene encoding preprotein translocase subunit SecG — translation MVLGFSIALIVFSLLLMLLVLMHKGKGGGLSDMFGGGMQSSVGGSSVAERNLDRITIVIGLCWFACIIVLGMLMKTNI, via the coding sequence GTGGTTTTGGGGTTCTCGATCGCCCTGATCGTCTTCAGCCTGCTGCTGATGCTGCTGGTGCTGATGCACAAGGGGAAGGGCGGCGGCCTCTCCGACATGTTCGGCGGCGGCATGCAGTCCTCCGTCGGCGGCTCCTCGGTCGCCGAGCGCAACCTCGACCGGATCACCATCGTGATCGGTCTGTGCTGGTTCGCGTGCATCATCGTCCTCGGCATGCTGATGAAGACGAACATCTGA
- a CDS encoding RNA polymerase-binding protein RbpA has protein sequence MASGNAIRGSRVGAGPMGEAERGESAPRLRISFWCSNGHETQPSFASDAQVPDTWDCPRCGFPAGQDRDNPPDPPRTEPYKTHLAYVRERRSDADGEAILAEALAKLRGEI, from the coding sequence GTGGCAAGTGGCAACGCGATCCGAGGAAGCCGGGTCGGTGCGGGGCCGATGGGCGAGGCCGAGCGCGGCGAGTCCGCGCCGCGTCTGCGCATCTCCTTCTGGTGCTCCAACGGGCACGAGACCCAGCCGAGCTTCGCCAGCGACGCTCAGGTCCCCGACACCTGGGACTGCCCGCGCTGCGGATTCCCGGCCGGCCAGGACCGGGACAACCCGCCGGACCCGCCGCGCACCGAGCCGTACAAGACGCACCTCGCGTACGTACGGGAGCGGCGCAGCGACGCGGACGGCGAGGCCATTCTCGCCGAGGCGCTCGCCAAACTGCGGGGCGAGATCTAG
- a CDS encoding PadR family transcriptional regulator, with the protein MRLPLLALLARGPAHGYELKQDLEQLLGSAYPQPNVGQIYVTLGRLEKTGLIEGEDVEQSSRPNKKVYHLTDAGREALHAWFEETEDEPRVRDEFFMKLALAPQTGLADQIALINRQRRQYLNTMRDLSKLAAAENRDNRIAQLLIEGAMLHLQADLDWLERCQEELEELE; encoded by the coding sequence GTGCGCCTGCCCCTCCTGGCTCTCCTCGCCCGTGGTCCGGCCCATGGCTACGAGCTCAAACAGGACCTTGAGCAACTGCTGGGCTCCGCGTACCCTCAGCCGAACGTCGGCCAGATCTACGTCACCCTCGGCCGCCTCGAGAAGACGGGGCTGATCGAGGGCGAGGACGTCGAGCAGTCCAGCCGGCCCAACAAGAAGGTCTACCACCTCACCGACGCCGGGCGGGAGGCGCTGCACGCCTGGTTCGAGGAGACCGAGGACGAGCCGCGGGTGCGGGACGAGTTCTTCATGAAGCTCGCCCTCGCCCCGCAGACCGGTCTCGCCGACCAGATAGCCCTCATCAACCGGCAGCGGCGCCAGTACCTCAACACCATGCGTGACCTGTCGAAACTTGCCGCGGCCGAGAACCGGGACAACCGAATCGCCCAACTGCTGATCGAGGGCGCCATGCTGCATCTGCAGGCCGACCTCGACTGGCTGGAGCGGTGCCAGGAGGAACTGGAGGAGCTGGAATGA
- a CDS encoding ABC transporter ATP-binding protein, with protein sequence MSDGSAAPLLRAEGLVKTHHGEGAPARAVRGVDLCVARGEFVAITGPSGAGKSTLLHLLGGLQRPDEGSIWLDGRCTDSFGEARWAVERRRAIGIVFQFFNLVSNLSVADNVELPALLAGVPPKKARAEREALLTELGLAGKERSMPGELSGGEQQRVALARALVNHPPLLLADEPAGSLDSKGTREVMRLLSHFHGRGQSIVLVTHDARLASAADRVISFFDGRIADDAALDATPSRRRGISGVLELRD encoded by the coding sequence ATGAGCGACGGCTCTGCCGCTCCCCTGCTGCGCGCCGAGGGGCTGGTCAAGACCCACCACGGCGAGGGCGCGCCCGCGCGTGCCGTGCGCGGGGTGGACCTGTGCGTCGCGCGGGGCGAGTTCGTGGCGATCACCGGTCCGTCCGGCGCCGGGAAGTCGACGCTGCTGCACCTGCTGGGCGGCCTGCAACGGCCGGACGAGGGCAGCATCTGGCTCGACGGGCGGTGCACGGACTCCTTCGGCGAGGCCCGCTGGGCGGTGGAGCGCCGCAGGGCCATCGGGATCGTCTTCCAGTTCTTCAACCTCGTGTCGAACCTGTCCGTCGCCGACAACGTGGAGCTGCCCGCGCTGCTGGCCGGCGTCCCGCCGAAGAAGGCCCGCGCCGAGCGCGAGGCCCTCCTCACGGAGCTGGGCCTCGCCGGCAAGGAGCGCAGCATGCCCGGCGAGCTGTCCGGTGGCGAACAGCAGCGGGTCGCGCTCGCGCGGGCGCTGGTCAACCATCCGCCGCTGCTGCTCGCCGACGAACCCGCCGGCAGCCTCGACAGCAAGGGCACCCGCGAGGTGATGCGGCTGCTGTCCCACTTCCACGGACGCGGGCAGAGCATCGTCCTCGTCACCCACGACGCCCGGCTGGCCAGCGCCGCGGACCGGGTGATCAGCTTCTTCGACGGCCGGATAGCCGACGACGCCGCGCTGGACGCCACGCCGTCCCGGCGCCGCGGCATCTCCGGTGTGCTGGAGCTGAGGGACTGA
- a CDS encoding FtsX-like permease family protein: MRATLRWAHSDLRTHRGEALFLVLATAGIVASLLLATALFGYATNPWQRIFTQARGAHVWIHTVPSADARKLSRLDGVESVAGPYRTEAATVSSRGTRASVELRATPALPSVGRPLVTTGRWLDPAEPDGVVLETGLARALLAEPGDTLTLPGTARTLTVEGIADSTEPHYSPGEQPGLVWAPPSAVRAPAGRVIGLRLDDPADTDYAVQRAVTVLGAGAVGEVSTWQQARAEAQGDDRLLGQVLGLFGLGALVAAGLAVHGAIATRIRGHLRDLSVLKAIGFTPGQVVRIFLLQHLAYALLGAVGAAALTEALGRRVPGRLGDAVGVWQGLPGHTLALFVVPVGAVLFIGLTTGLAAWRAGRVPPVPVPRRSAPAGGRLTPLARRALGLRLPAALVLGCHKAFAGRGRSLATVARLTLPLLLIVVALSAWTTIDRFHSSPGRVGLPTTLTVRSDGADGTADVKTRLTRDPRVAAAYPGVEVAALVPGQTGTIALRGIGTHAEPYPCALAEGRAARGPDEAVAGQGLLDLLHARVGDWVRMTVGDRPQILHIVGRSLEPQNAGRVVTTTLDTLRENDPGVSAAFYELRLRAGADPQRVAAALTEAGQGHLDVHPVTNPADGLSPLRAVVAGLIAVLALIGLVELLTAIGGSVREGERDVLALRAIGMSPRQITAITVTATSCTALAAAVAATALGLPLARRLIDAQGDSSGIGAGIAQSPSPGLLLLLLLAAVLGAAGLAALPAARAARRRLADTLSAVS; this comes from the coding sequence GTGCGGGCCACCCTGCGCTGGGCGCACTCCGATCTGCGCACGCACCGCGGCGAGGCGCTGTTCCTCGTGCTCGCCACCGCCGGCATCGTCGCCTCCCTGCTCCTGGCCACCGCCCTGTTCGGCTACGCCACCAACCCCTGGCAGCGGATCTTCACGCAGGCCCGCGGCGCGCACGTGTGGATCCACACCGTTCCCTCGGCGGACGCCCGCAAGCTGTCCCGGCTGGACGGCGTCGAGTCCGTCGCCGGCCCCTACCGCACCGAGGCCGCCACCGTCTCCTCCCGCGGCACCCGTGCCTCCGTGGAACTGCGCGCCACGCCCGCGCTGCCCTCCGTCGGCCGCCCGCTGGTCACCACCGGGCGCTGGCTGGACCCGGCCGAACCGGACGGGGTGGTACTGGAGACCGGCCTGGCCCGGGCCCTGCTGGCCGAGCCCGGGGACACGCTGACCCTGCCCGGTACCGCCCGCACCCTCACCGTCGAGGGCATCGCCGACAGCACAGAACCGCACTACAGCCCGGGTGAGCAGCCGGGTCTGGTGTGGGCGCCGCCGTCCGCCGTACGCGCACCCGCCGGCCGGGTGATCGGCCTGCGGCTCGACGATCCGGCCGACACGGACTACGCCGTGCAGCGTGCCGTGACCGTCCTGGGCGCGGGCGCGGTCGGCGAGGTGTCCACCTGGCAGCAGGCACGCGCCGAGGCCCAGGGCGACGACCGGCTGCTCGGCCAGGTCCTCGGACTGTTCGGTCTGGGCGCGCTGGTCGCCGCGGGGCTCGCGGTGCACGGCGCGATCGCCACCCGCATCCGCGGGCACCTGCGGGACCTGTCGGTGCTCAAGGCGATCGGCTTCACACCCGGCCAGGTGGTGCGAATCTTCCTCCTCCAGCATCTCGCGTACGCCCTGCTCGGCGCCGTGGGCGCGGCCGCGCTCACCGAGGCGCTGGGCCGCCGGGTTCCCGGACGGCTCGGTGACGCGGTGGGGGTGTGGCAGGGGCTGCCCGGGCACACCCTGGCGCTGTTCGTGGTGCCGGTGGGCGCCGTCCTGTTCATCGGCCTGACCACCGGGCTCGCGGCCTGGCGGGCGGGGCGGGTGCCACCCGTGCCGGTGCCGCGCAGGTCCGCGCCGGCGGGCGGTCGGCTGACCCCCCTGGCCCGGCGGGCGCTCGGACTGCGGTTGCCGGCCGCGCTGGTCCTCGGCTGCCACAAGGCGTTCGCGGGGCGCGGCCGGTCCCTGGCGACCGTGGCCCGGCTGACCCTGCCCCTGCTGCTGATCGTGGTGGCGCTCAGCGCGTGGACCACGATCGACCGGTTCCACAGCAGTCCCGGGCGGGTGGGGCTGCCGACCACGCTCACCGTGCGCTCCGACGGCGCCGACGGCACGGCGGACGTGAAGACCCGGCTGACCCGCGACCCCCGGGTCGCCGCCGCCTACCCGGGCGTCGAAGTGGCCGCGCTGGTCCCCGGCCAGACCGGGACGATCGCCCTGCGCGGCATCGGCACCCACGCGGAGCCCTACCCCTGCGCACTCGCCGAGGGCCGCGCCGCACGCGGACCGGACGAGGCGGTGGCCGGCCAGGGACTGCTGGACCTGCTGCACGCGCGGGTCGGCGACTGGGTGCGGATGACGGTGGGCGACCGCCCGCAGATCCTGCACATCGTGGGCCGCAGCCTCGAACCGCAGAACGCCGGCCGGGTGGTGACCACCACCCTGGACACCCTCCGCGAGAACGATCCCGGAGTGTCCGCCGCCTTCTACGAGCTGCGCCTGCGCGCCGGGGCCGACCCGCAGCGTGTGGCCGCCGCGCTCACCGAGGCCGGCCAGGGCCATCTGGACGTGCACCCCGTGACGAACCCCGCCGACGGGCTGTCGCCGCTGCGCGCGGTCGTCGCCGGGCTGATCGCCGTGCTCGCCCTCATCGGACTCGTCGAGCTGCTCACCGCGATCGGCGGCAGCGTCCGCGAGGGCGAGCGGGACGTGCTGGCACTCCGGGCGATCGGCATGTCCCCCCGGCAGATCACCGCGATCACCGTCACGGCGACGAGCTGTACGGCCCTGGCGGCGGCCGTCGCCGCCACGGCTCTGGGGCTGCCGCTGGCCCGCCGACTGATCGACGCCCAGGGCGACTCCAGCGGCATCGGGGCCGGGATCGCCCAGTCCCCCTCGCCCGGGCTGCTGCTCCTGCTGCTCCTGGCCGCGGTGCTGGGGGCGGCGGGCCTGGCCGCGCTGCCGGCCGCCCGCGCGGCCCGGCGGCGCCTCGCGGACACGCTCAGCGCGGTCTCCTAG
- a CDS encoding MFS transporter has product MAAVEGAGEGAPTWRGGFGRLWTAAVVSRFGDALRTAALPLLAVRLTDDPLVVASVTACGYVPWLLFGLFGGAVADRVDQRRAMWSVDAVRGLLVAGFALAVSLGHASIPLLIALAFSLTALQTLFDNAATALLPSLVRSEALGGANARLMTGQQLAGGLLAGPFVPLLLTAGAFMPFAADAGTYALAAVLVASLRTRPPERAPRPAGSTLRSEIAAGLRVLWRDRALRAVCVATTLCNVGMGALIATLALHVTRWLHAGGTGYVAAMTAYSAGSLAGGFVAQRIARRTGRVRALLLGGAVQTGSLLLIGSVRHLSALIAGMLLLGAMNMVWNVNQVTLMQQRSPAAMVGRVSSAFRTASTSGAPLGALLGGVAARVYGLNGPALLAAVLFTLAVTALIPARRPDVPVVGREDSVASAPPAW; this is encoded by the coding sequence GTGGCTGCGGTCGAGGGGGCGGGCGAGGGCGCCCCCACCTGGCGCGGGGGATTCGGACGGCTGTGGACGGCAGCGGTGGTCTCCCGGTTCGGGGACGCGCTGCGGACCGCCGCGCTGCCGCTGCTCGCCGTGCGGCTGACCGACGATCCGCTCGTCGTCGCCTCGGTGACCGCGTGCGGCTATGTGCCCTGGCTGCTGTTCGGGCTGTTCGGCGGAGCCGTGGCGGACCGCGTCGACCAGCGGCGGGCGATGTGGTCCGTGGACGCGGTACGGGGCTTGCTCGTCGCCGGTTTCGCCCTCGCCGTCAGCCTGGGGCACGCCTCGATCCCCCTGCTGATCGCGCTGGCCTTCTCGCTCACCGCGCTCCAGACGCTCTTCGACAACGCCGCCACCGCCCTGCTGCCCTCCCTCGTGCGGAGCGAGGCCCTCGGCGGCGCGAACGCGCGGCTGATGACCGGTCAGCAGTTGGCGGGCGGGCTGCTCGCGGGCCCGTTCGTGCCCCTGCTGCTGACGGCGGGCGCGTTCATGCCGTTCGCGGCGGACGCGGGCACGTACGCGCTGGCGGCCGTCCTCGTGGCGTCCCTGCGGACCCGGCCGCCGGAGCGTGCGCCGCGCCCGGCCGGCAGCACCCTGCGCTCGGAGATCGCGGCGGGCCTGCGGGTCCTGTGGCGGGACCGGGCGCTGCGCGCGGTCTGCGTGGCGACGACCCTGTGCAACGTCGGCATGGGCGCCCTGATCGCCACCCTGGCGCTGCACGTCACCCGCTGGCTGCACGCCGGCGGCACCGGATACGTAGCCGCCATGACGGCGTACTCGGCCGGCAGCCTGGCCGGCGGTTTCGTCGCCCAGCGGATCGCGCGCCGCACCGGGCGGGTACGGGCCCTGCTGCTCGGCGGGGCGGTGCAGACCGGCTCGCTGCTGCTCATCGGCTCGGTACGGCACCTGTCCGCCCTGATCGCCGGCATGCTGCTGCTGGGCGCCATGAACATGGTGTGGAACGTCAACCAGGTCACGTTGATGCAGCAGCGCAGCCCCGCCGCCATGGTGGGCCGCGTCTCCTCCGCGTTCCGCACGGCCTCGACCTCCGGCGCCCCGCTCGGTGCCCTCCTCGGCGGAGTGGCCGCCCGGGTGTACGGGCTGAACGGGCCGGCCCTGCTCGCCGCCGTCCTCTTCACGCTGGCCGTCACCGCGCTGATACCGGCGCGCCGTCCGGACGTACCTGTTGTTGGCCGTGAGGACAGCGTCGCGAGCGCTCCTCCCGCGTGGTGA
- the tpiA gene encoding triose-phosphate isomerase — MSTRTPLMAGNWKMNLNHLEAIAHVQKLAFALADKDYEAVEVAVLPPFTDLRSVQTLVDGDKLRIKYGAQDISPHDSGAYTGEISGPMLAKLKCTFVAIGHSERRQYHGETDELVNAKVKAAYKHGLTPILCVGEELDVREAGDHVAHTLAQIEGGLKDLPAEQAETVVIAYEPVWAIGTGKVCGAEDAQEVCAAIRAKIAELYSQELADKVRIQYGGSVKAGNVAEIMAQADIDGALVGGASLDADEFVKIVRFRDQ, encoded by the coding sequence ATGAGCACGCGCACGCCGCTGATGGCGGGCAACTGGAAGATGAACCTCAACCACCTCGAGGCCATCGCACACGTCCAGAAGCTCGCCTTCGCCCTGGCCGACAAGGACTACGAGGCCGTCGAGGTCGCCGTCCTGCCGCCCTTCACCGACCTGCGCTCCGTGCAGACCCTGGTCGACGGCGACAAGCTCAGGATCAAGTACGGCGCCCAGGACATCTCGCCGCACGACTCCGGTGCCTACACCGGCGAGATCTCGGGCCCGATGCTGGCCAAGCTGAAGTGCACCTTCGTGGCGATCGGCCACTCGGAGCGCCGCCAGTACCACGGCGAGACCGACGAGCTGGTCAACGCCAAGGTCAAGGCCGCGTACAAGCACGGCCTGACCCCGATCCTGTGCGTCGGCGAGGAGCTGGACGTCCGCGAGGCGGGCGACCACGTCGCCCACACCCTCGCGCAGATCGAGGGCGGCCTGAAGGACCTCCCGGCCGAGCAGGCCGAGACCGTCGTGATCGCCTACGAGCCCGTGTGGGCCATCGGCACCGGCAAGGTCTGCGGCGCCGAGGACGCCCAGGAGGTCTGCGCCGCCATCCGCGCCAAGATCGCCGAGCTGTACTCGCAGGAGCTGGCCGACAAGGTCCGCATCCAGTACGGCGGCTCCGTGAAGGCGGGCAACGTCGCCGAGATCATGGCCCAGGCCGACATCGACGGAGCCCTGGTCGGGGGCGCCTCGCTGGACGCGGACGAGTTCGTCAAGATCGTGCGTTTCCGCGATCAGTGA
- a CDS encoding thioredoxin domain-containing protein, which produces MMRRGFAAAVAVAVVGMSVAGCGGRYRPPKGEDGAPAATVMAHPAYAGLSEVPERLEADGTTVTVGDPGAPVTVRLYEDPRCPVCEEFETEGGAPQLREATIRRETRIQYTLASFLDDRLGGSGSKKAVNALRAALDAGRFAEYHDLLYANQPEESVDGFTDAHLLELAGQVDGLRGPEFDSAVRTMKYRSFVTAAEKRYEKAGGEKDPGGPGTPTAEIDGVRIPAQYSGLLFDGKVFGKLLSDIRSRPQQWKDISF; this is translated from the coding sequence ATGATGCGCAGGGGGTTCGCCGCGGCGGTCGCGGTGGCCGTGGTGGGGATGTCGGTGGCGGGCTGCGGCGGCAGGTACCGCCCGCCCAAGGGGGAGGACGGCGCTCCCGCGGCCACCGTCATGGCCCACCCGGCCTACGCGGGGCTGTCCGAGGTGCCGGAGCGGCTGGAGGCGGACGGGACGACCGTCACGGTCGGGGACCCCGGCGCGCCGGTGACCGTCCGCCTGTACGAGGACCCGCGCTGCCCGGTCTGCGAGGAGTTCGAGACCGAGGGCGGCGCTCCGCAGCTGCGCGAGGCCACCATCCGCCGGGAGACGAGGATCCAGTACACCCTCGCCTCCTTCCTCGACGACCGCCTCGGCGGCTCCGGCTCGAAGAAGGCGGTCAACGCCCTGCGGGCCGCCCTGGACGCCGGCAGGTTCGCCGAATACCACGACCTGCTGTACGCCAACCAGCCCGAGGAGAGCGTCGACGGATTCACCGACGCCCACCTGCTCGAGCTGGCTGGGCAGGTCGACGGGCTGCGCGGGCCGGAGTTCGACTCGGCCGTGCGCACCATGAAGTACCGGTCGTTCGTGACCGCCGCCGAGAAGCGGTACGAGAAGGCGGGCGGCGAGAAGGACCCCGGGGGACCCGGCACCCCCACCGCCGAGATCGACGGGGTACGCATCCCGGCGCAGTACAGCGGACTGCTCTTCGACGGGAAGGTGTTCGGCAAGCTGCTGTCCGACATCCGCAGCCGGCCGCAGCAGTGGAAGGACATCTCCTTCTGA